From the Triticum urartu cultivar G1812 chromosome 4, Tu2.1, whole genome shotgun sequence genome, the window gccggacttggcgtttcattggtaacccgccagaggattggccactcacgtgtctggcggttcactggtgtgacgactcacgagcctgaagactcattggtgacccggcgggtgtttcagatggatgacaaggcccagaaggccggctcatgttatgATGGGCCGGattaagaggaaaggcataaggaatattctcctacaaaggaagcaagactaggactccacttgtaatagagtaatcctaatcctaataggactagtgatataacccgccccttcaacatatataaggaggggcagggcaccccaagagggacagaAAATAATCGCtaaggctagacacaactaggagAGCCGAAGTTACGGCGACTCcttcatgagcataatgagacctagccacaaacagcatgtagggctattaccggacgatgtttcctggggcccgaagctgtctaaatccttgtcttgtgggTTGTTCCGCCCTGTGTCgctcgtcccactcaacccctctcaagctaccacatagatgtgttggcctcacgactaagtccttacactaggacatctgtcgtgacaattccacgacagttcccatgccccacatgcaagggagctcttgagtttcatTGGCTttaggccggtcgcaagttttcttgcttcgacatgcatagacagttcctggatcctcgccataagttcaggaaagacaagaagaacttcatcaaaggtagagttgtcaaaaacgcTGCACCACCTACGTTGACAGGCCGagagaccctggatcagttaaacgctctcgagcccgATCCAGAGCATCCAGGGTATTTCAAGGGGTATAATTCGAAACACGCCTGGATTCACAAGACATGCTtgtgggatctgccttacttcaaagacctcctttgcccacacaacatcaaCGTGATGCACACTGAAAAGAATATCGCcaaggcactttttggtacattgttcgtcATAGAGGGGGAGTCAAaagataatactaaggctagagtcaaTCTGGAGGCACTATGTGGTAAAccattacaaaacatgaaagaaccgaaaggaaagcagaattggacgaagccaaaggcatgatTCAATCTTGGAaagccagctatgagggaaattatcttgtgggtgcaaaagcagttgatgttccccgatgggtatgcaacGAATCTAAATAGGGGAGCGAGTATTGATAAATTGAAGATagttggtctcaagagtcatgattggcacatatggattgagcgggtaatgtcgatgatgttgcgtggcttcatccatGAGGATGAATGGATAGTACTGGCGGAGTTGAGCTATTTCTTCTGTGTTCTTTGTGAGAAAAAACTATCGCCTGGcctgctagaagaaatggaagagttagcgtcggagttgatctgcaagttagagaagatctttccgtcgggcttctttaatccaatgcagcacttgattttgcatctcccaaccgaggcaagattggggggcatgcaaaatcgttggtgctatgcaactgagaggatgcagaagacgctacgagcaaaatgtaaaaataaacatagaattgaagcatcgatcgCTGAGGCATTCATTActgaggaggcggcaaacttcatgacagcacactacgaagccaaaaagcgtcatttgcataatccaaagcctcggtacaatgctgacgaccctaaaaagggtggatccaacctcagcctattcaaaggagATCTCGCAGCAGTCAGTGCTTCTAATTCCTTAATGTTGGATTTCTAAGAATGGCAGatcatttcgttgtatatcttcaccaacctaacagaagtgcggccgtacatcgagtaagttctcagtacattgtttcgcaacttctaattcctttgaactgctcttattccCGGATAAATTTgatacagtcgatacgtcgccaaattctcgtatggagcggtgatccaaaaggattcggtcgaagagtatgagcttttGGCAAAGCATGGAGGCgactatcccggtttcatctcttggttcaaacaaacggtaatttccaTTAGACCATTTCATTTCTTCGTCTAATTTGTGGCTAATATAACAACCCCTTTCGtattgtaggctaattcagagtttatggacgccgaattgaaaCAAGTCTCTAATGGTTTTGACTTTAAGGTTCGTTCATTTGACAAATACGACATCAatgggtatcgctttcgtacctatggcaaagagctatctatggtcgaccgaaagtctacaaatttttgtgtctctgctatcggcgaaggacaTACCGAGTATCATGaaagagttgaagcaatttatgaacttcaaTTCTATGGTGCAAACCCACCAAACATCGtggtcttcaaatgttattggttccAGCTGAAGGAGACTacaaggactcatgaacatatagggctagtggAAAGCAAACAAAGCACCCATTTGGATGTTCccgatgtctatattatggctcaacaggcaacccaagttttctatctaccgtgggcctatCAAAGGATCCAAATCTCAatggttgggatgtcgtttatgaagtgccaccacgtgttagaccacctccccccaatgaagaggattatgaacctcacattaacccagacacatatgaaggagaattcttctaagaaacacgtctttccaaaaaaacgtttcaagaaccgctctacttcaccccagaacattgaagtagacagctaCAGTGAACCCGACTTCACCCCTAAGTCGGAACAAGAAGAGCCTGAActagaagaggttactgctgcggatgacctgtcaatgcttgaccgattacgtaaaggtggccttccacatgatgatgcatttattattaatgatgatgatgagcacgtcattactggtagtgatgatgatgatgcatttattgaTCCCGGAGCATTTATTGAACCCGACGACCCAGATTATTATTAGGTATTAAATTTTTTATGTTGCACTTGATTTACATAGTtacttgtatgattgtatgatttatatagttacttgtataattttcttactttgtatgattgtttcttatacatagtgccatggccTTGAtgtccgtccccgtcggccctcgcccgctttatgattcggatgtggtaaattctctttcataactatttgttgcatttcacatttatgaaaattatggccatcaagttgacatagagaTATTTTAATCTAGGCGGTATGTGAACCGGAATTTGAAACCGACCCTCTTGTCGAgaagttaaatttagttgaaaaggaaaatgagtatttgaaagaaaaaattaaaagaatTGAAGAAGAGATGATGACATTGGAGTTGTATCTGTATGTTgtcgatgtcgtcgatgatcacaagatgaagatgaatgcaatgcgcttgaagatggatgcaatgcgcctgaagcttaagaagattacaaaatatgccattgataatgaggcttggtatcattatgtcgttggatcaattgttaccttagttgcgatcttcatcgcatttgttgtgatgagggtaagttttctgttttgcttaacaaatgcatactTAGCTTATTTTGCTCCTAAATGACACAATTACCTAAGTTAGATAAAAAAATGAGCTTTACTTACGTAAGTTGGCTCAAAAATGGCATCATCACCTAGGATACCAcaaaaatgacctatacttaccTTATTTTTCTCCAAATTGACATAATAAGCTTAGTTGACCTATACTTTACCTAGGATAGCTATAAGATGATCTATACTTAGCATTTTTTTTCCTTCTaaatgacttaatatgcttagttagctaaaagtggcataactacctaggatagctcaataatgatctatacttagcttaactagttcatttatgacataattagcttacttaggtcaaaaatggcataactacctaggttagctcaaaaatgacatATACTTAGCTTCTtcagttcatttatgacatacttAGCATACTTAGGTCAAAAATGGCATGATAATTTTTGTTACCTCCAAAATGACATAGACTTAGCTTATTTTCTacgaaaatgacataataaccttactaAGCTCCAAAATGACATATTTACCTAGCTTACctctaaaatgacctacacttagcatttttacctagcttagctaaaaagaagaagaagaagaagaaatagaagaaaaattcgtcttcttcttcatcttcttcatcatcttcttcatcatcatcttcttcttcttctagctagtcttcttcttctagtcttcttcttcttcttcttcttctaactttcttcttTCCCAATTTGCAGATTTACTTTCGATGAGGAAGCTTGCGTTGATGGAGTCTACTCTTCTCCTTGTGCTTCCTTTTTGTTTTGATTTTATaggatgaacaatgtgaaactagctacctatatatgtatgtatggatgaaACAATTGTATGCTTGTTCTTGGATAtgttagctagctatatatgttgcatatggACTTTTCGTTTGGTATGTATATGTGTTGGATGATCATATCCATATGGCAGGGATATGATTTGGTATGTATATGTGTTGTTATGCTTGTTGAAAGTATTTTtaaatgtgtgtgtgtgcgtgtgtgtgtgtgtatatatatatatatcaaattCTGTGAAATTGAATTAATttaagaaaaaacagaaaaaacaggGGTTGTACaggctagcagacggcaaagaggtttgccatcagccagcagacggcaaagctgccacgtggcagctacCTGTGCAATCTGGGGTGCACTGGGCTGGCCTATTTGGTAGCTTTACCGTCTGCCAGCAGACTGCATAGCCTGCCATGTGGCAGCTACCTGGGGGGCATCTGGACTGCCATATTTGTGCACTTTGCCGTCcactggcagacggcaaagatgaAGCACGTCGTTAACCCCTTAACGACCCTAAGCTACTATTGTCGTAGCTTATTCAGTTGGACCTGTTGTCGTCTGCTGGCTGAcagcaaaggcctttgccgtcagccatggcagacggcaaagtgccTAATTCCTGTAGCGCATGGCTATCCGGTGTTACCAGCCTTTTTTGTTTATTTGGGCTTGATGACATGTGCCCTCAACAGAACCTAGTATATTTcttgttgtgtgtgtgtgttgtagACTCGATTGTGGTACTTAGTGGTGTGTGGcggtttgctttatttataaagcagggcgaaagcctttttcggtaaatAAGCAAAGGAGTTTTCAAGAATACCTTTCATGGCATAAAGAAAAAAAAATTGACGCAGTGGATGGCTTTGACGCAGCCACAAAGTAGCGCCAATGGCGCAATCAAATAAGTAGACTTTGGCTTTGGGGATTTGGGATCTTTTTTCCCTTCCAAACAAGACCTAATTTTGTATTATAAACTCGCATTCTCTACATCTCCTTGCTTGCATGTATGAGTATGCCACCAAGCCATCTTTCTTGAAAAAGGAACAAGGAAAAACCATTTCAGTTCACTCAAGGGAGGTGATCAGAACTTATGAATATCTGTACAAGTAGATCTAAATCTCACAAAAGGTTAGCATAAAATTGAAACAACAGTAACTCATAAAAGGTTGCTCTTACTTCATTTCCCAACAGATAGATAACATCGCCCAACTTTCACAGCCTAACAGATTGTTTGGAACTTATACACCATAGTATGAATCATATGTTGGAAACTATATGCAAAATACATGGTGCAACCAAACCTTGTGTGATTAACATTATTTGCTACAGCCTCTTTGGTTGTAGGATGAAATCATTTTCTGGACAATTAGAAAGGGCCTCATCATGTCACAAAGCGTTGAATGCACTATATAAACCATTTTAATATGCTCAAGGCTCGTACAAGTCATCAAGAAAACAATATTAACCTCCATATGCCATGCTACTACTACCTAATATGGCGCGACAGCTGAGTATGCTGACCTCAAATGAATTGTAATTGTCCTCATGTAATACCTATATTCCATTTCTCTGCAACAGTACACTACTTATATTACATTGTAAACAACATTATATCCATCTATGCTCCAGGGAAAATCTGCTTCTGCGCTACCAGTCAATATTTCAATTCAGCTGATTTGCCGAATTGCCGCAGGTTCAACCCCAGTGGTGTCCATATAAAGAACCATCTAATTTAAGCACCTTCAGCTTTCTTCTTTATTTTGAGAGCAGCTCTGACGACATTCCCCCTTGTGATCATCCCAACCTAGTTCAGGATAGAAATTTCGTTTTAAGACACCGAGCTAAAGAGAGAAAAGGAGAGTCATAGATTCATCCACTCACCAAATTTCCCGTGCTATCAACAACAGGCAATCTGTGGTATTTGGTTTCAAGCAGCAACCTGTTGAACAATAAAAAGAACACCACTCTCAGTACTAATAAGTCAGTAGATTCAGCCCTGGGGATTCACACGGATTAATTGAAAATACCTTGCAGCAGCGTCGAGGTTAGTAGTTTCACGCACCACAAGAGGTGAGGGAGTCATAACATCACCGATAACTTTGCCACTGGTTTTGCTCAAGAGTCTCTGGATCTCGCGAAATGTCTGCAGACAAGTGAGGAAGGAGTCTGTAAGTTACTGAACCGAGAACATTGAGTGGGAGCACACAATGAAAAATTAACTTATGTATCCCGGGGCCCTGGATTAATTGTAAAAATGGTCTCCAGCAAGGTGACCCACTATCCCCCTACCTATTCATAATCCTCGCCGATCTGCTACAGCGCTTAATCTTACAGGCATTCTCTCCCAACCAGCTCTGCCACCCGATCTACACTAATCGCCCTCCTACTGTGCTCCAGTACGCTGACGACACACTAATCATTGCCTTTGCCTCTTCGCAAGCCGCGAACACCCTCAAAGATATCCTAGACAAGTTCACCCTCGCTACTGGTCTTAACATCAACTTCCATAAAACTACCTTTGTTCCCATCAACACGGATACCATCACTAGCCAAAACATCGTCTCCACCTTCGGCTGTGACCTATCCTCCTTCCCCCAAATTTATCTCGGCCTACCCCTATCCCAAACGCGCCTGCCTTCCTCTACTTTTGAACCTATCATCCAACGTTTCCTAAAGTACCTCTCCGGTTGGGCGGCTAAACTACTCTCTCGCGGCGCTAGACTAACGCTTATCTCCTCTACTCTCGACACCCTTGCCACTCACTTCATGTCCGTTTTTAGGCTACCCAAGAAGATCATCAAAAGGTTAGATGCTATCCATAGATCCTTCTTCTGGGCCGCTGACGAAACATGCTCGGGGGCCAAGTGCCTTATCGCTTGGAAAAATGTATGCACACCCAAAACTGCCGGGGGTCTAGGCATCAAAAGCCTGCTTCTCCAAAACAACCGCCTCATGAAATTTGCCTCCAAGCTTCTCCAAAAACAAGACTTACCTTGGGTTAACTGGTTTTTCCAACACTACTCTCTTGACTTCGAAAACAAACCTCACAACCCCTCATACCTACGGAGAATCATAAACGAACAGCTCCGCCCCCTCCACAAAATCTCCTTTGTCCTTACCAACAATggcacctccaccttcttctggCTAGACGCTTGACTGCTCCCAACTCCGCTCGCAGACACCTACCCACACCTTTTCTCCCAGTGGCCTACTCGCTACTCTGAGGGACCGCCTAACCAATGTTGCTTCTATAGAGCTTGCGTCTGTTTTGTCTTTGTTTCAGTATGTTGCCACCAACGACGCGCCTGACGACAGGTTCCTCACCCATGGCTCACCTTCTCTTCAATGTAACTGATGCTTTGAATGTTACATACTATGTAAGTTCATTATATTATAGGGACCTAATCCAGTAATGTCCCACATTCTTGAGTAGGGAAAACCAGCAACAATTTGCTCTACAACACGTTTAATTACACCAACAGTTTTCACGGGGTACAGTATAATATACTGTTCAATCAACAATATTATATAACTATTACCAAACATATTTTAATCCATTAAATGTGAGGTGCTGAAACATTTGCTAGATCACTGTTTCTCAACATAGAAAGATAATAAATTCCCATCACAGAAAATTCATGCCTTGCAAACCATAACTTCCCATCCCAACACATGGAAGTTATAAAACTCAACATATGAAAAGATATGCACACTTAGGAAATATAAAACATAAATCATCAATCAAGGTCTTACAGAATATACCTTCCAAGTGCTATCTACTTCAGGGAACATACTTGAATTTGTATCAGCCAGTCCACATCCTGAAACATGAGAATGTATTCAAATATTGACGGAACTAGTTGGTAAGATTCATTGTGTTGTAGATATAATCCCAGTACATCTGAGAGTGCTACAAAAGCACTGAAGTCTGGGAATGAATGTTCAAGTTTATCCGTGAATCTTAAAGCAGGAAACAAAAATTATGACCATAGCTGTTAGCATCGTTATGTTGTAGATATTATATCCCAGTTTTTCTAATTTTACCTAAAATCCAGGATTGGAAGATCATAAGACAGCGGCCATTATTTAAACCGCTCCTTTAAATTAAGATCCTAACGCATATGTGAATTGATTTTTACAGCTCACAAAATATGTTTTAATGTGATTATGATTTCTTTGCAAGAAAATAATTAAAAGTTCAAGATGGAATACCTGCCATTGAGTCCAAAGCTAATAGATCATAATCTGAGACAACGCCAACCTGCAGGTGGAAATAAAGTTGTGCAATTGTGGCTGAGTATTTCATTACAGAAAAACTAGGGTGCAACCCAAACCAACAGAAAAAGGTCAAGAAGAAAGCATGTGAAAGTTAGCCAGTTCATCATTGCAATATAATGCTTCCTAGACATACCATGATACAGAACAACAAAAGGGCTCTTTCCTTTTTCCTTGGGAAGAACCTTTCTCTTAACCCTCTCTAAAAAATCAAGAATCTAAAACAGTAGGAAGAGGATTGATTTGTCATGGCATATGAAATCCCACATGGATTGCTTAGAAAAGTTATTCTGATGCCGCACATCAATAATTACAGAGAATCAGAGAAGGAGAGAGAAAGAGCTTAGATACATCCAGTCTATCAAAAGGAAATTTCCATGATCGGGTTAGAGCTCATATTTAACTTCCTCCAATATTTGTAGGAAACCCCTATTCTATGAAATTCTTTTGATGCAATCATTTGGTCCAAATGCATGGATAGGAAATTTTAGTTGGGATTGCAACACTCTATTTGCCGCCCAAAATCCTTTGTTCCGAAAAAGGTCTGGTATCTTCTGAGATTAGCTACGTCATAGAAAACATGGACTAGGAAACAAGAAGAGCGGTTAAATGTAAATGGCACTAACCAACTTCCAGTCATCATCGATAACAGGGAAACCAGAGATCCTGTTCTGCACCAGCATCTCGAGCGCTGCACGCAAACCAAAGAACTAGTTAGCAATTTGGAAGCTGGTCAGTAAGCAGAAGAGAAGTACACAACTAAGAAGGGGCGACACCTTCATCAACCGGGGTTGACGCTTTGACGACATGGAGATCCTCCCTTTTCGTCATGAAGTCTCCAACAGTGTACACTCCGTTGTTATTCTGAGTAAGCAGGATGTAACACAAGCAAAATTAATTATTTGAGGCTGAACATGAACACTCAGCAGTAACAACATTTCGTTAAGTATTTGGGTAATGGAATTTGAGCTATCAGCCAAGTTGGTGGTGGAGTGGCGCAAGATCTGCCTCTTGGCTTATGTGGAGATATTGATTCCTCCACTCCACACAACAATTTGCTTCTGGGGAAACCCCAAGCATAGCAGATGATACATCATTTCTTTTCTTTCTGAGATGGCTCATTGCCTTATATTACTCAGAAATAATCCCAGCTGCTTTGTTGCTACAAAAGCAGGCTGGGTGCTTTACCAATTAAGGGGAGCACGAAAGCAAGCGAGCTAGTTGCTTAATCCGTGCACTACACGTAGAGCAGAAAAGCAAGGGACGCAAAATTGGCTTGCTGCAGAAGAGAAAAGGCGTGCGGACGCGGCGCTCACCCCGACGAGGCCGTTTCCAGAGGCcggcgccggcgctggcgcggCCGCCGCGGCGTACGCGCGGACGGACGCCCGCCGGCACCTGCTGGGCGCGGCGCCCCGCCGTGCCGCGCGCGCGGGCCGAGAagggacgaggaggaggcggcggccggcggcgagggACGCGTCGGCGGAGAGGAGCAGCGTGGACGCGGCGGCCTCCATGGCGAGCGCGGGGGCAATCAGAGAGGATGGAGGGAGCGGGAGGGAGAGGCCACGATGATATTATGgcaggagagagggagggagaccGCCGATGGATGGGAGAAAGGATGGGCTTGCTTGGATTTTTATAGCGGGTCGGCGGGCGAGGGGGGAAGGGGAAGGGAGGCGTGTTGGTTTTACTTTTGCTCCCTCCGgcgggcgggggcgggggcggggacGGGGTGGGTGGGGTGGGGTGGATGGACGGAGACGGGAGTGAGGGGGACGGTCGCGGCGGGGCGTGTGGTTCTGCTCGGTTCTTTCTGGCGCGGGAGATTCACCGGCGGTCCGGCGCTGCACCTGCACGTGATCGTTTACTTGTTTCTCGTTCGTTTCTGCCTGCGGTTTCTGGCCTTCTCGCGGGCGTGATACCGATCGATGCACGGTGGACTATGCGAATCGGCGATGTGAATTCGGGAATTCGGAGGCAGCCGGTTGGTCTCCTCTACGACTCACTGAAACACGAACAGGCTGATAGCTGCCAACCGGGTCGATGTACGGTTCGAGTTCAACGAAGGGGGGAACAATGGAGTTCTAAAACATGTGTTCACCTTTCTTTGCATGGTGATACATGTCTCATTTATATATTATTACTCCatctgtttctaaatataagtctttttagagatttcaataaatGACTGCATAGGGAGCAAAGTGAGTGAATGTACattttaaaatatgtctacatacatccgtatgttgtagtccatttgaaatgtctaaaaagacttatatttaggaacaaagggaGCCAATCATATCTTTCACATATTGTTAACATCCTCGTGCATATCTGATGGTATTTGTAAAGAAACGAAGTAATTGAAAAGAACTTTTTTTTAACATTAGTACAGACAGAagcgctcatatatacgcgcatacactcatccctatgaacgcacacacgcacactccacagtccctctaaccatccaaccacaggttggtttTTATACAAGGATTCTCGTCTGTTCGAGATGTCGGTTACAAGAGGAGACGTCTATACAAGGTCCCTGTTTGTAGGAATCAGGTGCCTTTACACAGAGAAGGTGTATGTGCTTCTGCATGGCACTTTGGGCACTAAATAACTGCTTAAGGAAGTTATAATCTAATTTTTTAACACTTCCTCTGCACAAAGTTGCTTCTGGTACAACTTCCATTCCTTGTATAGTCTTGAGAATCATTTGATCTTGATCATAGTCGTATAGTAACTTTTTCAAAAACCCTATGGGAAAAATATGAGGATAATAGTGTTTGATATGTTGCTAAAACTCCTTTAAACCCAGtaggaaaataagaagaaaatgatgcaacaTATAATGATATTGTCTCTTTTAACTTAATACGAGAAAACCCATAGACTTTAGAGGACAATAAATATATTGTATATATTTTCCTAAAAAACCCGGtggaaaaaacagaaagtatgacATATGATCCCATGTTGATATTACCGCATTAAAACCTTCATGAGAACCTGTAAAGGAAACTCATGAAGGGAAAAAGAGTATAATATGATGCTTTGAACAGGAACAATTCAGGAAGATACTCCTCTTGAATCTTGCAAATTCTGAAGCCACCACATACCAATTCCATGAACATATTTATGACATGTATTAGTTGGTAGAAACCTGGTGAACAAATCAGTCACATGATTTGACTTGCAACATATGCAATATAGCGATATTGCTTATTACGTAACATGTTTGCATCCGGGCGACATAAGCAACATTATCTTTGAGATAATGGTTGATGGATGTAGCCATGAGGTCTGTTTCAAAGACTTTCATGTATGGCTACCACACCTAGTAGGAACACAAAGCTTTGTCTACGATCttgttgggaatcgttgcatggaaaacaaaaaaagtCTACGCACACACCATGATCTATCCATagagatgcataacaacgagggggagtgagggagtcctggattagggggtgtccggatggccggactataccttcagtcggactcctggactatgaagatacaagattgaagactccgtcccgtgtccggaagggactttccttggcatggaaggcaagcttggcgatacggatatgtaggtctcctaccattgtaaccgacttggtgtaaccctaaccctctccggtgtctatataaaccggagggttttagtccgtaggacaacatatagaacaataatcataccataggctagcttctagggtttagcctctctgatctcgtggtagttctactcttgtactacccatatcatcaatattaatcaagcaggacgtagggttttacctccatcaagagggcccgaacctgggtaaaacttcgtgtcccttgcctcctgttaccatcctgcctagacgcacagttcgggaccccctacccgagatccgccgattttgacaccgacattggtgctttcattgagagttcctctgtgtcgtcgtcgttaagcttgatggctcctatgatcatcaatagcgatgcagtccagggtaagaccttcctccccggacagatcttcgtcttcggcggcttcgcactgcgggccaattcacttggccgtctggagcagatcgaaagctatgcccctggccgtcaggtcagatttggaagtttaaactacacggcttacatccgcggggacttgatcctcgacggattcgagccactgccgagcgcgccgcactgtcacgacgagcatgatctagctctgccgccgaacagtgccctggaggccgcacccgcatcggcttcgacccttaattcggagccaactgcgccgatcgaggatgtgtggttggacgccgcctcgggggctgcgatcccaacggcagTCGAGCCggacaccagccccgcactccgcgatactcatgactccaaggagccggactcctctccggactccgaaccctccgcgcccctgccgattgaatccgattgggcgccgatcatggagtttactgccgcggacatctttcagcactcgcctttcggcgatattctgaaaacactaaagtctctctctttatcaggagagccctggccggactacggtcagcaaggttgggatacggacgatgaagaaattcaaagcccacccaccacccactttgtagccactgtcgacgatttaaccgacatgctcgacttcgacttcgaagacatcgacggtatggacgccgatgcaggagacgatgaagaccAGCGCCTACTGgtccctggaaagccacctcgtcgtataaCATATACacggtggacaccccaaaagaaggagatggcgatggaacaacggaggatgatgttggggaacgttgcagaaaacaaaaaatttcctactcatttcaccaagatcatctaggagttcatctagcaacgagtcattggatgcatctacatacctttgtagatcgcgcacggaagcgttcaaaggaACGGTGacgatgtagtcgaacacgacgtggtccaaatcaccgatgaccaagcgccgaacggacggcacctccgtgttcaacacacgtacgggacgggagacgtctcctccttcttgatccagcaagggag encodes:
- the LOC125550851 gene encoding CBS domain-containing protein CBSX1, chloroplastic-like, which gives rise to MEAAASTLLLSADASLAAGRRLLLVPSRPARAARRGAAPSRCRRASVRAYAAAAAPAPAPASGNGLVGNNNGVYTVGDFMTKREDLHVVKASTPVDEALEMLVQNRISGFPVIDDDWKLVGVVSDYDLLALDSMAGCGLADTNSSMFPEVDSTWKTFREIQRLLSKTSGKVIGDVMTPSPLVVRETTNLDAAARLLLETKYHRLPVVDSTGNLVGMITRGNVVRAALKIKKKAEGA